From the Toxoplasma gondii ME49 chromosome VIIa, whole genome shotgun sequence genome, one window contains:
- a CDS encoding hypothetical protein (encoded by transcript TGME49_202650~Signal peptide predicted by SignalP 2.0 HMM (probability 0.704) with cleavage site probability 0.572 at residue 32~Predicted trans-membrane domain (TMHMM2.0):205-228:340-363:394-417:454-477:496-519:523-541:604-627) produces the protein MVGVQLRLKRSPQGVFLSLALLVFGSSPFSQAASGGNASLCNAGQFGNPPNCMPCPVDHYGPAEGMSECMSCPLQATTLGLTGAASIGACSCSKGYYLNAQLATCASCPLPATRFYCPGGVTADNIETTCKGLDAVSQGGWWIALPATDAPVVYEACSVRGACVGGCGECRDGHSGPLCAMCISGWSRDFFTIVSHCSECPNQLKLAALHGGTLLGLAVFLFVCYFCTNHSLHGKLRGEGDEERSRFVPAMKMLMTFLSVWGVYGLQADLRETWAESTEADSAVQASEDEAAAIDAFRGSPAYFENYVSAARSVLLISVAGQKVDCWFSGKQLSPLYVYTLVAFLVPVAVLFFLFAAFNLVFLTRRNRPPASKRLFLIVTGTSWRDVFGQKLTAAFGQILSAFLLFWVPGATTYFIAALQCMSLASGERVQVFDTTVSCGGRSYSNATQVALPGMFLWTFGCPIFFFLAMLFHVRSLEERRWLLIFAFLNDFYRPKFFWWESLRLLFVSTLICVAVSPFPIGRPSFLTILLALYGSVFAVARPYVEETRPPWVLIQKSKKGKGLKIGRSLQLRELLMWIDLALAFQVDSVRISLTSGLRRRAMEVLVVVLFSLGQLLLVVWVLWELGRAIRRHFRRKKRQAEKEDFSGEQDLLPVVDLDRDDSEEMLSHKFLLRDEQFFADAIRLSPFPEEALAQTVTFMQAENLSASDVYAAADFLFEQGHIEPQGQTLYVTVPRIATMYSDLTYDISTTDEFREEMKKLLRRVAAKLKLHNLVGARLAVAKQIRTNCRIVGGKGAGARRRRSRRRTETGDETQWEKLLGGETSADVQLRWLHMRMHPDDASSARTRAEFALIFPSAKPVCFQEDLNPPEEPSEKAEPGLFERLGNAIFGEETSEEPHLPPHLQDPLNVRLHPIPATDII, from the exons ATGGTGGGTGTGCAGCTGCGACTCAAGCGCTCTCCGCAAGGAGTTTTTCTATCCCTTGCGCTCCTTGTCTTTGGAAGTTCCCCCTTTTCTCAAGCGGCTTCCGGCGgaaacgcttctctctgcaacGCTGGCCAATTCGGGAACCCACCGAACTGCATGCCTTGCCCAGTCGACCACTACGGCCCCGCCGAGGGCATGAGCGAGTGCATGTCT TGTCCCCTCCAAGCGACTACTCTCGGCCTCACGGGCGCGGCGTCGATTGGCGCTTGTTCGTGCAGCAAAG GGTACTACTTGAACGCTCAACTGGCGACCTGTGCGTCCTGTCCGCTCCCCGCAACAAGGTTTTATTGTCCAGGGGGCGTCACAGCCGACAACATCGAGACGACATGCAAG GGACTTGACGCAGTCTCGCAAGGCGGCTGGTGGATCGCTTTGCCGGCCACAGACGCGCCGGTCGTCTACGAGGCTTGCTCCGTccgcggcgcatgcgtcggcgGATGCGGCGAGTGTCGCGACGGCCACTCCG GGCCGCTGTGTGCAATGTGCATCTCAGGCTGGTCGCGCGACTTCTTCACAATCGTCTCGCATTGCTCAGAATGCCCCAATCAGCTGAAGCTTGCGGCTCTCCACGGCGGTACACTACTCG GCCTCgcggtcttcctcttcgtctgctaCTTTTGCACAAATCACTCCTTGCACGGGAAGCTGCggggcgaaggcgacgaagag AGAAGCCGCTTCGTCCCTGCAATGAAGATGCTGATgacgtttctctccgtctgggGGGTCTACGG CCTCCAAGCAGACTTGCGAGAGACATGGGCAGAGAGCACTGAAGCCGATTCCGCTGTACAAGCTTCCGAGGATGAGGCAGCCGCCATCGACGCCTTTCGGGGATCTCCTGCCTACTTTGAAAATTATGTTTCTGCTGCTCGCAGCGTCTTGCTCATCTCCGTTGCT GGTCAGAAGGTGGACTGCTGGTTTTCGGGCAAGCAACTGAGCCCTCTGTACGTGTACACGCTAGTGGCGTTTCTCGTTCCGGTCGccgttctgtttttcctctttgccGCGTTCAATCTCGTCTTTTTGACTCGGCGAAATCGACCGCCGGCCAGCAAGAGGCTCTTCTTGATCGTCACTGGCACCTCATGGCGCGACGTCTTTGGACAGAAACTCACTGCAGCTTTCGGGCAGATCCTCTCcgcgttcctcctcttctgggTGCCGGGAGCGACGACGTACTTCATTGCCGCGCTCCAGTGCAT GTCTTTGGCGAGCGGGGAAAGAGTGCAGGTTTTTGACACCACCGTGAGCTGTGGCGGCCGTTCTTACTCGAACGCAACTCAGGTAGCTCTTCCCG GGATGTTTCTCTGGACATTTGGATGTCcgattttctttttcctcgcgaTGCTGTTTCACGTGCGGTCTctggaagagaggagatggCTGCTgatcttcgccttcctcaaCGACTTTTACCGGCCAAAGTTCTTCTGGTGGGAAtccctgcgtcttctcttcgtctcgacgCTCATCTGTGTAGCCGTCAGTCCATTCCCCATCGGCCGGCCTTCCTTCCTCACAatcctcctcgctctctaCGGCTCCGTTTTCGCTGTGGCTCGGCCCTACGTCGAGGAGACTCGACCGCCCTG gGTGTTGAttcagaagtcgaagaagggCAAAGGCCTCAAGATTGGACGGAGTCTGCAGTTGCGCGAACTCCTCATGTGGATCGacctcgctctcgccttccaaGTGGACTCGGTCAGGATCTCCCTCACCTCCGGTCTTCGAAGA CGCGCGATGGAAGTTCTCGTcgtcgttcttttctccctaGGGCAATTGTTGCTTGTCGTCTGGGTCCTCTGGGAACTTGGCAGAGCAATTCGAAGGCACTtccgcagaaagaaaagacaagcggagaaggaagacttCTCAGGCGAACAAGATCTTCTTCCGGTC GTGGACTTGGATCGCGACGACTCGGAGGAGATGCTGTCTCACAAGTTTCTGTTGAGAGACGAACAGTTTTTCGCGGACGCCattcgcctctcgccttttcctgAAGAAGCGTTGGCGCAGACAGTCACTTTCATGCAGGCAGAAAATCTTTCGGCGTCGGACGTCTACGCTGCGGCTGACTTCCTCTTTGAGCAAG gGCACATCGAGCCTCAGGGGCAGACGCTGTATGTCACAGTTCCTCGGATTGCGACCATGTACAGCGACTTGACCTACGACATTTCCACCACAGACGAGTTCCgagaagaaatgaagaagTTGCTGAGACGCGTAGCTGCTAAACTTAAACTCCACAATCTG GTCGGAGCGAGACTTGCAGTAGCGAAACAGATTCGGACAAACTGCCGCATCGTCGGCGGCAAAGGCGCTGGggcaagaaggcgaagaagcagaagaagaactgaaaCAGGAGATGAAACGCAGTGGGAGAAGCTGCTGGGAGGCGAGACAAGCGCCGACGTCCAGCTTCGGTGGCTccacatgcgcatgcatccagACGACGCTTCAAGCGCTCGCACGCGAGCAGAATTCGCTCTCATCTTCCCCT CGGCCAAGCCAGTCTGCTTCCAGGAAGACTTAAATCCTCCCGAGGAGCCGTCCGAGAAAGCCGAGCCGGGCTTGTTCGAGAG GCTGGGGAACGCCATTTTTGGCGAAGAAACCTCCGAGGAGCCACACCTCCCTCCTCATCTCCAGGATCCTCTTAATGTTCGCCTGCATCCGATTCCAGCTACGGACATCATTTGA